A segment of the Aythya fuligula isolate bAytFul2 chromosome 10, bAytFul2.pri, whole genome shotgun sequence genome:
ACCGCCTGCTTTCTGCCATCCTGGGAATCCCCCTGGCCGTGGTCTGGGGCTTCCTCTTTGCCCTCATCTCCTTCTGCCACATCTGGGCGGTGGTGCCCTGCATCAAGAGCTACCTGATCGAGATCCAGTGCGTCAGCCGCATCTACTCCCTCTGCATCCACACCTTCTGCGACCCGCTCTTCGAGGCGCTCTCCAAGATCTGCAGCAACATCAGAGTTGCTCTGCGGAAGGAAACCTAGAGCTTGAGAGCTGCCCCAGCCATCGCGCTGCTCGTGGTGTGCCCGCCTCGGCCACACTGCCTCCTCACCTGGGGGACCTGCACAGCACGCAGGAGCCTGCGGCACAGCTGGCTCTCGGGACTCTCCCCCAAGAAGGAGGCACACCGAGCTGCCCCTCGA
Coding sequences within it:
- the CAV3 gene encoding caveolin-3; translated protein: MAEEQSELDERIIIKDQHTKEIDLVNRDPKRINEDVVKVDFEDVIAEPVGTYSFDGVWKTSYTTFTVSKYWCYRLLSAILGIPLAVVWGFLFALISFCHIWAVVPCIKSYLIEIQCVSRIYSLCIHTFCDPLFEALSKICSNIRVALRKET